The Phaeocystidibacter marisrubri genomic interval TAAACGAGTCTACGATTTGGCCACTCATATCATATACGCGAACTGTTTCGTCCTTTTCAGCTTCAATGTGAATGACATTTTCGGCGGGATTCGGGTAAACCTTGAATGATGTACCACTGTTCTCTACCATTCCAATACCTGGATCTGTTCCCACAAATCCTGGAGTGGAAGTGTAGATGTCGTCTGAGTAAGTAATGAACAGTTTATCATCTATGCTGAAGTAATTTAAGATGGGAGGTGCTAATGAGAAAATGTTAGCAGCATAGATTGGAAGTCCAGATACGTCGCACAAAGAGAAGTTTGGAATCGCCGTGTTGGATGTTAGAATGCGGGATACTGTATCACCCGTTGTTGGATAGAAAGTAGTGAAAACGTAATCTTCAACCGCGTAAAGATCCCTCATATAAACACTGCCGTAAGTGTATTGGCCATAGGTAGCCGTGTTGGTAGAGTCCCAAGTAACTCCGTTATCGTCAGAGTAGTACAAGCGGTTAGGTGTAGTGCCCGCAATACTTCCAGAAATGTACATTTTGTCATCGTGATTGCTCACAAGATTGTATGGAGTGAAGGTAGATGGTAGGCCACTAATATTTACGGTTGACCAAGTTTGTCCATTATCTGTTGAACGGTTCAAAACTTCTCCAGTGGACTGGTTTGCGTTGTTCAAGGCATACCAGGTATTTCCGAAATAGGTGAAATCGAGGTTGTACGTTCCCGTCCATGAGCTTGATGTGGGTTGATGAACCCAGGTAGAGCCGCTCTTGTGTTTGAAATACGCTCCTTGAAGCGAGTTGTAAGCCACCATGTAACCATTACTCAACTCAGATATCTCAAAGGGATGAATGTATGCCGGGTTAAAAGAGCGTGCTAGTCCGGCTGTGTCTACCGTCCAACTGTTCCCCAAGTCTTCCGAATAGTAGTAAATATTGTAATAGATTGAGTTCGCTAAGCTGATGGTTGCATATAGAC includes:
- a CDS encoding T9SS type A sorting domain-containing protein — encoded protein: MKHLFTLILVCVFALNGYGQFWTRTNASIAATGTDARMLATHCGDTVFGVAPTSQGYFLTVSTDKGATWSSGQPIFDTLIDGYTPKIAAIYGIHDRLYATISLANSIYYNIYYYSEDLGNSWTVDTAGLARSFNPAYIHPFEISELSNGYMVAYNSLQGAYFKHKSGSTWVHQPTSSSWTGTYNLDFTYFGNTWYALNNANQSTGEVLNRSTDNGQTWSTVNISGLPSTFTPYNLVSNHDDKMYISGSIAGTTPNRLYYSDDNGVTWDSTNTATYGQYTYGSVYMRDLYAVEDYVFTTFYPTTGDTVSRILTSNTAIPNFSLCDVSGLPIYAANIFSLAPPILNYFSIDDKLFITYSDDIYTSTPGFVGTDPGIGMVENSGTSFKVYPNPAENVIHIEAEKDETVRVYDMSGQIVDSFNVHAGENTVELDIPNGLYFINMGNLFERLVINK